Proteins from a single region of Sediminitomix flava:
- a CDS encoding AraC family transcriptional regulator, with the protein MKAYLEKVVTSDESNIRAFHYSENSFETPWHVHPEFELTYVLNSHGVRYVGNNISEYEPLELVLLGSNLPHCWKKDIASEERAESLVIQWSQELMDGVKHFKEIQFLMKNINRGILFKNADLYQVRERMEAIIEAHGFERMLKFLDLLKLLSTVEVEEVLAGASYAYDFSSETNSRIEMVQNFVAMHYPRKIKLAEIAEQLNMTEQSFSRFFSKAMQRPFFVYLNEYRVNRASRLLLETDMQVAEIGYQCGYESLPFFYQQFKKFKNYSPLGFRKMYRNMVQ; encoded by the coding sequence ATGAAAGCATATTTAGAGAAGGTAGTCACCTCAGATGAGTCAAATATCAGAGCTTTTCATTATTCTGAAAATAGCTTCGAAACTCCTTGGCATGTTCATCCTGAGTTTGAGTTGACTTATGTGTTGAATAGTCACGGTGTTCGCTATGTCGGAAATAATATCTCAGAATATGAGCCACTAGAATTAGTGCTCTTAGGCTCTAATCTGCCACATTGTTGGAAGAAAGATATTGCATCGGAAGAGCGAGCGGAATCTTTGGTGATTCAGTGGTCGCAAGAGTTGATGGATGGCGTGAAGCATTTTAAGGAAATCCAATTTCTGATGAAGAATATCAATAGAGGTATTCTTTTTAAAAATGCGGACTTGTATCAAGTACGAGAGCGAATGGAGGCGATTATAGAGGCGCATGGTTTTGAGCGTATGCTTAAGTTTTTGGACTTACTAAAACTCCTTTCAACAGTGGAGGTCGAAGAGGTATTGGCAGGGGCTTCTTATGCTTATGATTTTTCTTCGGAAACGAATAGTAGAATAGAGATGGTGCAAAACTTTGTTGCCATGCATTACCCTAGAAAAATAAAACTTGCTGAGATAGCTGAACAATTGAATATGACAGAACAGTCTTTTTCCCGATTTTTCAGTAAAGCAATGCAGCGTCCTTTCTTTGTATATCTAAATGAGTATAGAGTAAATAGAGCAAGCCGTTTATTATTAGAAACAGATATGCAAGTTGCAGAGATTGGTTATCAGTGTGGTTATGAGAGTTTACCGTTCTTTTATCAACAGTTTAAGAAATTTAAAAATTACTCACCACTTGGTTTTAGAAAGATGTATAGAAATATGGTTCAGTAA